One part of the Actinomycetota bacterium genome encodes these proteins:
- the rplC gene encoding 50S ribosomal protein L3: MATKAIVGEKLGMTQVWDEQNRAIPVTVVKVAPCRVVQVKTPEHDGYSAVQVTFGVIQAKRLTRPEAGHFAKAGVEAGRRLVELRLDNPSDYQVGQEIKVDLLTPGDHVDVTAVSKGKGFTGVMKRHNFSGMGAGHGAHKVHRAPGAIGACATPSRVFKGTKMAGRVGHQRVTTLNLQVVQADAER; encoded by the coding sequence ATGGCGACGAAGGCGATCGTGGGCGAGAAGCTCGGGATGACCCAGGTCTGGGACGAGCAGAACCGCGCCATCCCCGTCACCGTCGTCAAGGTCGCGCCCTGCCGGGTGGTGCAGGTGAAGACACCCGAGCACGACGGCTACAGCGCGGTGCAGGTCACCTTCGGCGTGATCCAGGCGAAGCGATTGACGAGGCCGGAGGCGGGTCACTTCGCCAAGGCGGGCGTCGAGGCGGGGCGGCGTCTGGTCGAGCTGCGGCTCGACAACCCGAGCGACTATCAGGTGGGCCAGGAGATCAAGGTCGACCTGCTCACCCCGGGCGATCACGTCGACGTGACCGCGGTGAGCAAGGGCAAGGGGTTCACGGGCGTGATGAAGCGTCACAACTTCAGCGGGATGGGCGCGGGTCACGGCGCCCACAAGGTGCACCGCGCGCCGGGCGCCATCGGCGCGTGCGCCACGCCATCGCGCGTGTTCAAGGGTACGAAGATGGCCGGGCGCGTCGGACATCAGCGGGTGACGACGTTGAACCTGCAGGTCGTCCAGGCCGACGCCGAGCG